The following is a genomic window from Streptosporangiales bacterium.
GCAGCTTGCGGGCGTTGGCCGACAACGCGCCGTCCTTGGTGCGGAAGAACTCCGACTGCGTCAGGTCGTCCTCGGTGAGCGAGAAGAGGTCGCCCTCGTCGGTGACGAGGCCGTCGTCGAGGAGCGCGGCGGCCGACTGGTAGCCGAGCACCTCGATGTCGAACGCGGAGCGGCCGGCGAGGTGGGACAGCCGCTCCCGCAGCTGCGCCGGGCAGCTGCGGGTGTTGGGGCAGCGGATGTCGACGTCGGCTTCCTTCTCCGGGCGCAGCTCGGTGCCGCACACCGGACACTCCGTCGGCATCACGAACTCGCGCTCGTCGCCGGTGCGCAGGTCGACGACCGGCGCCAGCACCTCGGGAATGACGTCGCCCGCCTTGCGCAGCACGATCGTGTCGCCGATGAGCACGCCCTTGCGGCGCACCTCGCTGGCGTTGTGCAGGGTCGCGAGCGACACCGTGGACCCGGCGACCTGCACCGGCTCCATCACCGCGAACGGGGTGACCCGGCCGGTGCGACCGACGTTGACCTGGATGTCGAGGAGCTTGGTGTTGACCTCCTCGGGCGGGTACTTGAACGCGATCGCCCATCGCGGCACAGACGACGTGGAGCCGAGCCGGCGCTGCAGCGCGATCTCATCGACCTTCACGACGACGCCGTCGATCTCGTGCTCGAGGTCGTGCCGCTTCTCGCCGTACTCCCTGATGTACGCAAAGGTCTCGTCGAGGCCGGCGCACACGGTGAACCTGTCGCTGACCGGCAGGCCCCACCGCTTCAGGTCGGCGTACGCCGACGACAGGTGGGTGGGACTCCAGCCGCGGCGCGCACCGAGACCGTGCAGCAGGATGCTGAGCGGCCGCTTGGCGGTCATGCGGGGATCCTTCTGCCGCACCGTGCCCGCCGCGGAGTTGCGCGGGTTGGCGAACGGCGCCTTGCCGGCCTCGACGAGGCTGGCGTTGAGCTCACGGAACCTCTCGGTCTCGAAGAAGACCTCGCCGCGCACCTCGAGCAGCTCGGGCACGTCGTCGCCCGTCAGGCGGACCGGGATCGTGTCGATGGTGCGCAGGTTGGCGGTGACGTCCTCGCCGACCCGGCCGTTGCCCCTGGTCGCCCCGCGGACGAGGTAGCCGTCCTCGTAGACGAGGTCGACCGCGAGGCCGTCGATCTTGAGCTCGCAGAGCAGCGGGACGCCCTCGCCCGTCTCCCTCTCGACGCGCGCCAGCCACGCGGTGAGCTCGTCGTCGTCGAACGCATTGTCGAGGCTGAGCAGCCGTTCGATGTGCTCGACCTCGGTGAACTCGGTCGAGATGACGTCGCCGACCTTCTGCGTCGGCGAGTCGGGCGTGCGCAGGCTCGGGTGCGCCTCCTCGAGCTCCCGCAGCTCACGGTAGAGGCGGTCGTACTCCGCGTCGGAGACCACCGGCCGGTCGAGTACGTGGTAGCGGTAGCGGTTGTCGTCGATCTCCCGCACCAGCTCGACATGGCGCCGGCGCACGTCTGACGGCACGTCGGGCTCGTTCGTCGTCTGCCGCGCCTGCTCCTGGGCGGCGCGCTCGAGATCCTCGCTCACACGCGTACGTTACCGACACCCACCGACACCCCGCGCGCGCTTCGCCGCAGGTGAGGAGCCGGGTCAGCGGTCGGCGACCGTACGCGCGGCCCGTACGGCGAGGGCCGTCGCGTCCCGCGCCCAGGACGGCGACGCGCCGGCGAGGCCACACGTGGGCGTCAACGCCGTCCGCGTCACGAGCTGGTCGGTCGTGAGGCCGATCCGCTTCCACCAATCACGGACCGTTGTCAGCACGTCGTCGGCGGAGAGCGGGGTCGCGGGCTCGGACGTCGGGACGCAGCCGACCAGCAGACCGAGGCCCGCCTCGACGAGCTCACCGACCTCGTCGTCGTCGGCCGACGTCAGCAGCGAGACGTCGAGCGAGACGCCCCGCGCCCCCGCGTCGTGCAGCAACCGGAGCGGCAGGTCGGGAGCGCAGCCGTGGACGAGCGGCCAGCCGTCCGCGCCCTCGATCGCACCGAGGACGCCGGCCAGCGCCTCCTGTGCGGTGCGCGGCTCGACCGCCGCGACGCGCGAGAAGCCGCTCATCGTCGGGATGTCACCGCGCAGCACGGCCGGCAGCGACGGCTCGTCGATCTGGACGAGCACCCTCGCACCGGGGAGCCGGCGACGAACGCCGGCAACGTACTCGGCCACGCCCTCGGCGAGCGACTCCGCGACGTCGCGGCTCGCGCCGGGGTCGCCAAGCGCCGGGCCGCCGCGCGGCAGCTCGAGCCGGGCGGCGAGCGTCCACGGCCCGCAGACCTGCACCTTGACGGGACCCTCGCGGTCGCCCGCGACCTCCTCCAGCGCGTCGAGGTCACGGGAGAGCAGCGCACGCGCGCGTCGCTGGTCGAACCCCGGACGCGTCGCGAGCCGCCACCTGCCCGCGAAGACGTCGACGTCGATCCCCGACAGCACGCCCGCCGCCGCGCGACCGACGATGTCCGCGCCAGGTCCGCGCGCGGGCAGCTCCGGCAGGTACGGCAGGTCGGTCAGCTCGCCGACCACCACCCGGCACGCCTCCAGGGGCTCGTCACCCGGCCACGAGCCCACACCGGTCGCGGTGCCGGGCGGCCAGGGGAGGTCAGTCGAGTCGATCACGGGTGCGAGCGTACGCCGGGCATCTCGTCGTACGCTCGCACCCGTGACTGTGCCTCCCGCCACCCTCCTCCGCTCCGCTCCTCGCTCGGCGGACACACGGACACCGCGGGCACTCCGAACCGCTGCGATGCTCACTTCGGACGGCAGCTCATGACCGAGCCTCCCGCCACCCTCCTCCGCTCCGCTCCTCGCTCGGCGGACACACGGACACCGCGGGCACTCCGAACCGCTGCGATGCTCACTTCGGACGGCAGCTCATGACCGAGCCTGCAGCGACCGAACTCCCCTGGTGGCACGGGACGACGATCTACCACGTCTACCCGCGCTCCTTCGCCGACGGGAACGGCGACGGCATCGGCGACCTCAGGGGACTCATCGACCGGCTCGACCACGTCACCGACCTCGGCTTCGACACGCTCTGGCTGTCACCGTTCTTCACCAGCCCGCAGCACGACTTCGGCTACGACGTCAGCGACTACCGTGCCGTGGCGCCCGAGTACGGCACCCTCGACGACGCCGACGAGCTCATCGCCGCGTGCCACGAGCGCGGGCTGCGCATCGTGTTCGACCTCGTGCTCAACCACACCTCCGAGCAGCATCCGTGGTTCCGCGAGTCGCGACGGTCCCGCACCAACGACAAGGCCGACTGGTACGTCTGGCGCGACGGCAAGGGGCGGTACGGTCGCCGGCCGCCGAACAACTGGCGCTCCAGCCTCGAGGTGCGGTCCGCGTGGCAGTGGAGCCCCGAGCGCCGGCAGTGGTACCTCGCCTCGTTCCTGCCGTGGCAGCCCGACCTGAACTGGCGCAGCCCCGACGTGCGCCGCGCGATGTTCGACATGGCGCGGTTCTGGCTCGACCGCGGGGTCGACGGCTTCCGGCTCGACCTGTTCGGCACGGTCATGAAGGACGCCGAGTTCAGGAACAATCCCCTGCACCTCGTGACCGGCGGTGGCGACATCCCCCACCTGTGGCGTCGCGTGCACAACGAGAACACCGACGACAACTTCGCGCTCGCACGCGAGCTGCGCAGCGTGACCGACGACGTCGCACCGCCCGATCGCGTCCTGCTCGGCGAGGTGTTCGGGTCGTCGGCCACCGTCCGCCGCTATCTCGGCGACCACGACGGCCTGCATCTCGTCTTCCTGTTCGAGTTCCTCGCGTTCCGCTACGACGCGCGCTTCGTCCGCGACCGCATCAGCGCGTACGAGTCCGCGTTCCCCGCGCCGACGCAGCCGACGTACGTGGTCGAGAACCACGACCAGACGCGCAGCATCGACCGGCTCGGCGGCGACCTGCGCAAGGCAAGGGTCCTCGCGGTGCTGCTGCTCACGCTGCGCGGCGTCGCCTGCGTCTACCAGGGCCAGGAGCTCGGTCAGCCGAACACCTACATCCCGCTGCGGGACGCCCAGGACCCCATCGTCCGCGAGTTCTTCTCCTGGGTGCCCGAGGTGATCGCGCGTCGCCTGCGCCGCCGGATCAACCGCGACGAGATGCGCACCCCGATGCCCTGGGACGCCTCACCCGGTCACGGCTTCTGCCCGCCGGAGACCGTTCCCTGGCTGCCGATAAGCGCCGTGCCCGGCCGTGACGTGGCGAGCCAGCGCGCGGTGCCCGGCTCGCTGCTCAACCTGTACCGCCGCCTGCTCCGCCTGCGCGGAGAGGTCCGCGCGCTCCGCCACGGCGAGCTGCGCCTCGTACCCGACATGCCGGCCGACGTGCTGGCGTACGAGAGGTCCGCGCCGACCGAGCGATACGCCGTCTACGCCAACTTCGGCGACCGGGTCGCGCGCGTCCAGCTCACCTCTGCGGGCGACTCCGTGCTCGGCACCGACGAGGCGATCAGCCTCACCGGGCGTGACCTACGGTTGCCGCAGCACTCGGCCACCGTGGTGCGCCTGCGCTGACGCTCACCCTCCGTTCCCGTCCTCACGCAGACGGTCGTCGGGCAGGTAACGAGTCGATAACCTCAGGCCCCTCGGATACCCAAGATCACCGAGGAGCCCCATGCACACCACCCGCCATCAGCGAGCGGCCGCCGGTGCCCTGGCCGCGCTCGTGCTGTGCGGGTTCGCCGCGACCGGTCCGGTCTCGGCGGACACCGCGAAGAGATCGGTGAGCCCCGCGCTCACCCCGCAGGACGGTTCGACGAACGTCCGCACGCCGGACGACCGGCTGGAGCTCGGCGATGCCGGCGCGTCGAGGAGCGCCGCGGACGTCGCGCGCCGCACCGGCTACGCCCTGCTCGAGCCCGTCACCCTGCCCCACGACGCGTCCGCCGTCTCGGTCGACTACGCGGCGAGGGAGCCGACCGGGTCGTCCGCCGCGGTCGACGTCCGCGCCCGTGCGCGCGACGGCGCATGGACGCAGTGGACCGCCGCGGCGCCCGGCAGGGCGACGAACCTGTCGGTGTCGAGCCGTACGGTCCAGCTCCGGGTCGTGCTCCAGGCGGCGGACGCCGAGGCCAGCCCGAGCGTCGGCGACGTCGCCGTCGCCGCGGCGCAGGCGACGAAGCAGGCCGTCGCACGCGCCGCCGCGCCCGTCGCCTCGCGGGTGTACGCCACGCGCGAGGGACTCGTCGGCGGCACGACGGCGAACGGTCACGTGATCGTCGAGCGCGACCACTTCGTCGCGCTCCCGTCGCGCCGCGGCCTGTCCGCCGCGGGCAACGGCGACTACTCCGTCCAGGTCTGCGCCAACGGCCGGTGCGTCTGGGAGCCCGTCTGGGACGTCGGGCCGTGGAACACCAAGGACGACTACTGGAGCCCGTCCGCCACCCGTGAGATGTGGCAGGACCTGCCGCAGGGCAGGCCGGAGGCGCAGGCGGCGTACGAGGACGGCTACAACGGCGGCAGGGACGAGTTCGGCCGCGACGTCGCCAACCCGGCCGGCATCGACCTCGCCGACGGCACGTTCTGGGACGGCCTGGGGATGACCGACAACGGCTGGGTCGACGTCGTCTACCAGTGGACCGGCGACGGCGCGTACGGCACCGTCGAGCTCGACGGCGGCTACCTGAATGTCCGCAACGCCGCGGGCACGGGTGGCGGCGTCGTCGGCATGGCGGGCGACGCGGCCCGGGTGCCGCTCCAGTGCCAGGTGCAGGGCGACTCCGTGACCGGCTCACAGGGCACCACGACCACCTGGTACCGCGTGAACGCCGGCATGTACCTGTCGAAGGCGTGGGTCGCGGGCGGTGACGTCGCGGCCTGCTGATCGACACGCCCTAGATGCCTCTGACTGCGAGGCGTCGTCCTCCTCCTCTACGGAGGGTGAAGGACGGCGACTCGCGGTCGCCTCCGGCGTACTGTGGACGATGCATAATCCAGCGTTCCAGGCCACAACGACGAAGCCTGGGGGGTCTCGATGGCGGCCTGGCGGAAAGGACCGTCATCATGGCCGAGATCGGTGACTTCAGCAGACGCGACGCGATGAAGGCCGTGGCACTCGCCGGCGTGGCTCCGGCGATGCTCCCCGGTGCCTTCGAGGTCCTCGACATGGACAAGCGGACGACGCGGGTGAGAGCCCCGCGGTTCAAGGTCGACCCGTTCTGGCCCAGGCCGCTCCCCCGCGACCCCGAGACGAAACGGTTCTGGGTCACCGGCGAGGTGGCGGGCACCGCACTCGACTCCAGGGACCGGCTCTACACCATCAATCGGCGCAACCTGACCGAGACCGAGCTGCGCGTCGCCACACCGTCACCGGCGTTCGTCGTCTACGACCGGAAGGGCGAGGTCACCCACTCCGCCACTCCAGCCGTCCTCCCCGACGGCGTCCACGGCTGCTTCGTCGACCACGACGACAACGTCTGGATCGGCGGCAACGGCGACGCGATCGTCCAGAAGTACAGCCACGACCTGTCGACGCTGCTGCTGCAGATCGGCGAGAAGGGCCGCTACGACACCGACGACGGCACGATCGACGGCGCGCCCAACAACAGCAGCCGTACCCTGCTGAACCTCCCCGCCGACATCGCCGTCGACCCGGAGAACGACGAGATCTACGTCGCCGACGGGTACGGCAACCGCAGGGTCGTCGTGTTCGACAGGAACGGCACGTTCCAGCGCCAGTGGGGCGAGCAAGGCACGCTCGCCGAGGCGCAGACCGGCGCGCCGGGCAAGTTCTTCGCGGTGGTGCACGGCGTCAACATCGGCAACGACGGCCTGGTCTACGTCAACGACCGCAAGGGCGACCGCATCCAGGTGTTCGAGAAGGACGGCACGTTCGTCAGGAACATCTGGGTCAACAGGGGCTTCCTGCTCGACGACCCGGCGAGCCCGGGCACGTCGTGGGACATCGCGTTCTCCAAGGACCGCGACCAGCGGCTCATCTACTGCGTGGACGGCGAGGAGCAGTTGCTCTGGACGCTCAACCACTCCGACGGCAAGACACTCGGTGCGTACGGACAACCCGGTCACATGGCCGGAGAGTTCACGTACGTGCACACGCTCGACACGGACTCGCACGGCGACATCTACACCGGCGAGACCATCGGCGGCCGCCGCGTGCAGCGCCTCGAGGCCGCAGGGAGGTGGTGACGCCGTGCCGGACAGGAAGCTCTCCCGCAGGCACCTCCTCGGCGGCACTGCCGCGGGCGCGACCGCCGGCTTCGTCGCCGGCATGCCCGGCACGGCGTCGGCCGAGCCGGCGTCCGGCGAACGGTTCTCCGCCCGACGTCCCACCGGCCACCGGACCAAGGTGCTCTCCTACTCCGACCTCGACGACCGCGGCGGCGGGTTCAAGCTCGCGATCCAGGAGGTGCGCGGCAGGTGGTACCTGTACGTCGGCCATCTGTGGCACGGCGGGTGGACCATCCTCGACGTCACCGACCCCCGGCGTCCCGAGGTCGTGAACTTCGTCGAGGGACCGGCCAACACCTGGACGATCCAGATGGACGTCAACGACGGCAAGATGATCACCGCCCTCGAGCAGAAGCCGGCGAGCTGGGGCGGCGACCCGGACGCGCCGTTCGAGGAGGGCGTGCTCATCTGGGACCTCGAGGACGATCCCGTGCACCCGCGCAGGCTCGGCCACTTCCGCACCGGCGGCACCGGCACCCACCGCAACGGCTACCCGGGTGGGCGCTACGTCCACCTCGCGGCCGGGATGCCTGGCTACAGCGAGAACATCTACGTGATCATCGACATCGCCGACCCGGCGAACCCCGTCGAGGTCTCGCGGTGGTGGGTACCCGGCCAGCACGTCGACGGTGGCGAGACGCCGGAGGACTCCGTGTCACTGCACGGGCCGCCGTTCGTCGTGGGCGACCTCGCGTACCTCCCGTACGGCGCCGCCGGGATGATCGTGCTCGACATCAGCGACGTCACGAAGCCGACGCAGGTCGGGCGGCTCGACTTCTCCCCGCCGTTCAACCCGAACATCGGCGCGCACAGCGTGCTCCCGCTGCCGGGACGTGACCTCGCGGTGGTGAACTCCGAGGCGATCGCGGTCCGCGGCGGGGAGCCGTTGAACCACACCTCGATGGTCGACATCGCCGACCCCGCGAACCCGGTGCTGCTGGCGACGTTCCCCGAGCCCGTGCCACCGCGGGGAGCGCCGTTCGAGACGTTCTACGAGCGCGGCGGCAGGTTCGGGCCGCACAACACGCACATGATGTACCACAGCCGCTTCACCGACCACACGGAGAAGCGGATCTACCTCACGTACTTCAACGCCGGGCTGCGCATCTACGACATCGAAGAACCCCGGCGCCCGCGCGAGGTCGGGTGGTTCCTGCCGCCCGACCCGAAGAAGCGCTACGGCCCGCAGCCGCCCGACGCGCTCGTCCTGCAGAGCGAGGACGTCCTCGTCGACCGGCGCGGCAACATCTACCTGTCCAACAAGAACCAGGGGATCTGGATCCTGCGCTACACCGGCCGCTGACCGTCAGCTCGTGAGCAGGCGAACGACCTCGTCGACGTCGGACAGGTCGGGCAGCACGGCGTCGGCGCCGAGCGCCGACAGCTCGTCGTAGCTCGACCTGCCCGTCGCGACGAGCAGGCAGCGCGCGCCGGAGGCCGCCGCGCACTCGTAGTCGAACTCGGTGTCGCCGACGATCCAGGTCTGCTCGGGCTCCCACCGCCGCCCGTACGCGCGCTCGGCACGTTCGAGCACCAGCGGCAGCAGCTTCGGCCGGTCGGCGTGGTCGCTGCCGAACGCGCCGATCTCGACGTCGAGGAACTCCTCCAGCCCGAACGCCGCGAGCTTGACCACGGCGTTCGGCCTGATGTTCCCCGTCAGCACCGTCTGCACCACGCCGTCGGCGCGCAGCCGGGTGAGCGTCTCGCGCACGCCGGGCATCAGGTGCCCGTCGGCGGCGATCAGGTGGGCGCGCTCGGCGAGTACCTGCTCGAGATGGACGAGCACGTCGGCGACGTG
Proteins encoded in this region:
- a CDS encoding HAD hydrolase-like protein yields the protein MTPLVAWDVDQTLLSSGTAGRDIMQTAVTRAVGEALTYDVWFGGKTDPRIAGEILVSGGVPTPHDAHVADVLVHLEQVLAERAHLIAADGHLMPGVRETLTRLRADGVVQTVLTGNIRPNAVVKLAAFGLEEFLDVEIGAFGSDHADRPKLLPLVLERAERAYGRRWEPEQTWIVGDTEFDYECAAASGARCLLVATGRSSYDELSALGADAVLPDLSDVDEVVRLLTS
- a CDS encoding DUF3459 domain-containing protein, with translation MTEPAATELPWWHGTTIYHVYPRSFADGNGDGIGDLRGLIDRLDHVTDLGFDTLWLSPFFTSPQHDFGYDVSDYRAVAPEYGTLDDADELIAACHERGLRIVFDLVLNHTSEQHPWFRESRRSRTNDKADWYVWRDGKGRYGRRPPNNWRSSLEVRSAWQWSPERRQWYLASFLPWQPDLNWRSPDVRRAMFDMARFWLDRGVDGFRLDLFGTVMKDAEFRNNPLHLVTGGGDIPHLWRRVHNENTDDNFALARELRSVTDDVAPPDRVLLGEVFGSSATVRRYLGDHDGLHLVFLFEFLAFRYDARFVRDRISAYESAFPAPTQPTYVVENHDQTRSIDRLGGDLRKARVLAVLLLTLRGVACVYQGQELGQPNTYIPLRDAQDPIVREFFSWVPEVIARRLRRRINRDEMRTPMPWDASPGHGFCPPETVPWLPISAVPGRDVASQRAVPGSLLNLYRRLLRLRGEVRALRHGELRLVPDMPADVLAYERSAPTERYAVYANFGDRVARVQLTSAGDSVLGTDEAISLTGRDLRLPQHSATVVRLR
- the ligA gene encoding NAD-dependent DNA ligase LigA, with amino-acid sequence MSEDLERAAQEQARQTTNEPDVPSDVRRRHVELVREIDDNRYRYHVLDRPVVSDAEYDRLYRELRELEEAHPSLRTPDSPTQKVGDVISTEFTEVEHIERLLSLDNAFDDDELTAWLARVERETGEGVPLLCELKIDGLAVDLVYEDGYLVRGATRGNGRVGEDVTANLRTIDTIPVRLTGDDVPELLEVRGEVFFETERFRELNASLVEAGKAPFANPRNSAAGTVRQKDPRMTAKRPLSILLHGLGARRGWSPTHLSSAYADLKRWGLPVSDRFTVCAGLDETFAYIREYGEKRHDLEHEIDGVVVKVDEIALQRRLGSTSSVPRWAIAFKYPPEEVNTKLLDIQVNVGRTGRVTPFAVMEPVQVAGSTVSLATLHNASEVRRKGVLIGDTIVLRKAGDVIPEVLAPVVDLRTGDEREFVMPTECPVCGTELRPEKEADVDIRCPNTRSCPAQLRERLSHLAGRSAFDIEVLGYQSAAALLDDGLVTDEGDLFSLTEDDLTQSEFFRTKDGALSANARKLLDNLEQVKQRPLARVLVALSIRHVGPTAATALARTFGDVARIDEASEEELADAEGVGPTIARAVREWFAVDWHREIVRKWRESGVRMAEEVTDAGPKPLAGMNVVVTGSLTDFSRDEAHEAIVVRGGKATGSVSKKTDFVVIGDNPGSKADKAGSLGVPILDEAAFHVLLDDGPDTARELAQPPAPAPAE
- a CDS encoding methionine synthase; this encodes MDSTDLPWPPGTATGVGSWPGDEPLEACRVVVGELTDLPYLPELPARGPGADIVGRAAAGVLSGIDVDVFAGRWRLATRPGFDQRRARALLSRDLDALEEVAGDREGPVKVQVCGPWTLAARLELPRGGPALGDPGASRDVAESLAEGVAEYVAGVRRRLPGARVLVQIDEPSLPAVLRGDIPTMSGFSRVAAVEPRTAQEALAGVLGAIEGADGWPLVHGCAPDLPLRLLHDAGARGVSLDVSLLTSADDDEVGELVEAGLGLLVGCVPTSEPATPLSADDVLTTVRDWWKRIGLTTDQLVTRTALTPTCGLAGASPSWARDATALAVRAARTVADR